In the genome of Anguilla anguilla isolate fAngAng1 chromosome 15, fAngAng1.pri, whole genome shotgun sequence, the window AGCAAATAAAATCTCCTCTCGCTTCTTTCTCCTCTGAGTGAGGGAAATGAGTCGAAAACACCGCGTATACGTGCCGCTGCAACAAGCTGTATATAATTTTATGACGTAATTTGGCACaacaatatttacaattttaattAGACGGTAGGCTGTCAGTGGCTTGAGGACACGAAACACAATCAGTTACGGAATGGCAGCAGTTAGCGTCACGGAGCCGCTTTGTGAACCTTGTGGATATGATGCAAAATTCAAAGGTAAGACACTTCTGAGTGTAAAGTACAGCATCTTTGCAATAGTCCCGCTGACTGCAAATACACGATTGTCCTGATAAATAAAGCATGTCGTTACAAGGTAAAGCGTACTTCTGAATACAAAGCACATAATGTGTGCAATAGTCCCGTTTGATGTAACTGTATAGTCGGCACACATTCTTCACCAGTAACAATATATGTTAAACGGTAGAACCTTTAATTTGCTTCTTTTGTACGGAATCTTCTGCCCATGTCAATAGTGGTGCCGTAATACCATCTCAAATTTCGCTCGGCTTTGTTTAAAGTATcaaatcactttttttgtgtCGTTGTCCATTATCATCAGTGGAGGTTTACGTGAAGAAGCCCCTAATGCCCATTCACCTGAGTAGCATACAGGTCGGGATGGAGATGTTGTGCCTCTGTAGCCAGCTTGACCTCCTCATCAGGGCACAGGTGCATCAGGTGAGACGGCCACAGGTGAATCCCTCGGTCTCTATCTGGGGAAAGTGCATTCAGTCTCACAGTTTTGATCATTGTCTCCTGCCCGGTTCTTATCACAGTTCCAAGAACAACTCAAGCAGGACAGCAGCCCAGTGGAGTCAGATTCTTTCCAAAGGCAAGGTGAGCCTCATTTCTCAGCATCATCCTTCTGTATCGTACAGTAAACACCAAGCAATGCAGCCTTATTTGTAAACATCTTCACGCTGGAAATACTCATCAAATTCACACAGGGGCTGAGATTATAGACCGGATGTACCTTTGCTTGGACCACCTGCCAAAACCTTTGCCACAGCTGGAGGTAATATGGCTCTATTAACTAAATTTCTTAATGTAGCATGTGCTATACCACTAATAATGGCAATAATTATGTGAATGTCTAATTGTAATCTCATTTTGTCTCGTGTTCCTGAATGcgaggccttttttttttatttttatttttttttaaaaaaggtaaatatatTGCCCGTGGTCTTTTCTGCTTTAGGACTATCTAGATGCTGTGGGATTGTCTACCATGTTTCCGCGTGTGGAAGTATATCTTATACACGGCAGCCCAGTGGACATGTTGGAAAACCCAACCATGGATGGTGAGGGCTGGGGCAATTAATCTGGTGCAGTTAGCCACGCCCACTAACAGTGTGCGGCTCCCGTGTCCCAGCATTTTAGCATAATTTGCCTGATAGATGCTGGGTGGTAATGTTTTAGAACGAACAGCGTTTAAAAACAGTACTCCACCAAGAAAACTATTAcatgcaattacatttttaattcatttttatttgtatagcactttttactgagacactgtcacaaagagtCTTTTGAAGGAAATGGGACACAGGAAAATTAggagagatttttaaaaacactctcCAAAGGGagaaaccgggggggggggggggaattcttCTCTTGAATATACTATAGTTGATTTTagatttcttcattttcaataaaatacaataaaacatatccagtgcattttccattttccttttgGATCAATCAGGAATACGGACCAGAAAGGTTACATTTTACACTTGAGGTTAGAATGAGCTGCTCTCCagtttacaaatataatttgtgGTTTAGACAAATTATACAGCCTGCATCCTGTGCAGGGACATACTGAGGTTCTGCAGATTGCTCAACAGCACAAGGGCAGTGTACCACACTACAGTACAACCCATTGATTCAAATTCTGGAATCAAAAGTCTTTGATTCCAAAGTCTATATTTAAGCtggaatttgtttttgcagACTACTTTCCTCACATTGGTAAGCTGAACCAGTTACTGGTCCTCAGCCAACAGCTGGAGGATGACGTGAGACACCTGGGCAGCCACAAGTACATAGCCCACCAGCTGGCTGTCGTATACGTGAGTGGAATTCCCCATTAACCTCTGACCTCTTTCTCTCAGAGCCATTTTAACTGACCTGACCAGCAGTCACACGTGACACAtcatggttttgttttcagGGACCGACTTGTTGCCGATGCTTATTTTTGGGTCTTGTGTTTTTGGTCTCGCAGCAAGTCCTCAGCTCTTTCAGAGGCATCCTGCCCCTATCCATCCTGAAGAGGGACATTGAAGCAAACTTCaaacagctgaaaatgtccctGGTGACAGAGGAAGGGTCCAAGGTGGAGCCACAGCTACCCGCATACTACGTCAGCTGGTAAGGGCAAGGTTAAGGAAAGATGACTTGGTCATTGTTTACATTAAATGTGGTAGTAGCCTACTTAATTGCGCTGACTGCTTAGACAATCAGTAGTTACAGATCAAGTATAAGtctgggttttgggggggggggggtggtagtggCAGGGTAACTCTATACTGAGTACAGTGCCACAACTTCACATCTTAGACAGGTGGATAACAGAATCGAAAGAGCAACTGGCTGCACAAGTTCTAAAGTTCTGGAGAATATGCGTAATAGTATGTGCACCTCTCAGTTCACAGAGGAACTTGCAGAGATGAAACTGGCCTGCTCTCCTAATTGGGCATTCCACTTTGCAAGAAAAATCAACACGGAGGAATTAAGCGTTCTATAAAAACTGTTTAGCATCTTCGTGATTGGTCGGTTGACACGTGTTGTGTGTAATCATTTACAGGTTATTAGGTATTACACACAGAGTTATATCTTCCGTTTCCTCGCTGCCAGAGGAACTGACAGAACCCCTCAGTCCACCCATGGCCTTCATCTCCAGCCTCACATGACGCACGCACTGGCTCTTCTGCAGCTTGCCTTAATGGTGGGTACTGGCAGGCGTCTCGATTACGCTCTACTCGGGAGATATTCGAAAACCTGGCCCCCTGAGGCCAGTATtaatgctggttttcattcttcccctctaattcGGGACTGATTTACACCTGGGACACCAGAGGAggtaaatctctggccaatcagttccatcaatcaatcaattaaactATTACgtggaaaagaaaaccagcagtaccgCTGGCCTCAAAGGCCAGAATTAAGTATCCCTGTCGTGCTGTATACTGTTAAAATTGCTGGGTCAATTATTCTATGTTGGGCCAAGGGTGTGCAGACATTTAACGTACAAGACAAAGCAACCATTGCTTTGTTCAAACATTGTGCAGACATTTTTCATCTTATGTTTAAGAATACAATGTCAAGTTGGTCTCAGCCTGGACTGTGCTAAGGAGAGGAAGTGGTCTCAGCACAGGGGTACTATAAAAAACTGTGTGGTTATTTAAGATGAGCCTTTTCTGTGTGCCAGTCAGATTCTGCTGTGCGTTTACTCGTTTATGCTGTATATTAATTTTGTATCATACTACAGGGGACCCAAAATGATCCAGTATGTCACATGCACGATAAATGCATACTACAACGCACACGTGTATTCTTTGGGCGTGTCATAATGGTCATAACTGGAGATGCTCGGTATTAAAGAAATAATATGAATCTttcagtattacattacattattacattataggcatttagcagacgctcttatccagagcgacttacacaacttttacatagcactttacattgtatccatttatacagctggatatatactgaagcaatgcaggttaagtaccttgctcaagggtacaacggcagtgtccttactcgggaatcgaacctgcgacctttcggttacaagcgcagttccttacccactgtgccacactccgtcctccagTATGTATGAactttctgatttttattaagcACAAGCAAACAAGGAACCACTTTTCAGCTGAATCATCTGTACTCTGCCAGAGGAAACAAGGCACATGGTTGAATGAGCCAAGAGCTAAAGATTTGTCAAAGGTTATTGCAGTCGTTTGAGGCTCTGACCCAAACGTTTGCGACTTGATCTCTCGTGCTCAATAAAATTAGGTGTCATTAAGTTCACCCTTGGGtgttaagtttatttttttattttacctgggTGAGTGTACTAAGGAAACAGTTCAACATAATGACCAACCTCTGAACAACTGAAGGTGCTGCAACTAGGATTCAAATAATTCCAACTGAAAAATgcacaattgtttttttcacagtATCTCTCTACCCAAGCTTATTGTTAAAATAAGAACATAAAAGATTGTTTGTAAAGTGTTCATTGAAAGCAAAACACATGGCCCAGTTTTTCTCAAGCATGACTTTTGTTATTCCATGATTTATAAtcgtatatttattttttaaataaggaactgctgccatttaaaaattcaagCCTTATGTGATTCaaaatctcattttaaacagatacttatacattcaaataaaaataagttgaTGTTTTGAGGATCAAAATGGAGACAATTACGATAGTAATTTATTTTACGTTTAACATTTACTTGTAATTTATTGTTATCTCTTTATTAGTAAATCTTAAAATGCCAATTGACGTTGTGAAAAACTGTCAGTATGATCCCAGTCAAGACCCCCCTTTATATTATCCTTGTTGCTATGGGCCATTGCTGGCTTTCTGAACAGGAACTCCTTAAACGTACACCTAGGGTATAAAGTCCCGATCTGATTTCAGGTTTGTAAAATGTCTTGGCCTGAATTCTGCATAGTGGACATTACTGAGTTTCTTCCAACTGAAACCCAACTCAGTTGAATGAAGAGTCAGAGATTAGCATTTTCCTGCGGTGGCGGCAGAGTTGCAGTGTGGTGACCTATGCACTCGAGTTTCCACCTTTGAGCAGACCGTGtaaatcaggggtgtcaaactccactcctggagggctgctgcagtgtctgcaggtatttgtagtttcctttcaacccgcagccaatcaatgactcaAAAGTAATTGCCAGTTGTGCTGAAAcacaatgaaagccagcagacactgcgaccCTCCAGGATTGTAGTCTGAAACCCCCGATATGGACGGTGCCATCAGCTGCTCCTCTACCTCTGCCTGTACTGCACACTGTATTTAACTTAAGTAATCAATTAATACTCCGTTAAAAGATTGCAGACACCATCGCAATACGTTTACATGGGAGTATAAAACTATTGCACTAATCAACAGGGTGAGCTGGTATGAGCTGTGTAAAGTTAtcctgcttttgttttcataagacacattttaagtattaaaaacattaaacctTGTTAAAATggtgtgtttaattgtattGAATTACGTATGCTAGTATTATCACAATGCATACATTGTGTAAATCCTCGTTTAGATTTAATATAAAAGTACTACTCTGATGGTTTTCGGTCAACAGCAGCTTATTATGCAAGTTGTATTCAATAAAGTGAATATTCTAATTTGTctcttttcaatttcatttgcattgtgAGGCAGATTCGGCAGGTTTTGTGAGGCTGTTGAATTGatacaatataaacaatacTTACATAAGCACATGTTTTGGATCTTCTGCTTGCAGACGGTTCACAAATCCGTACCTTTTTTAGTTGATCTTCAGACTGGTCAGAGGAGTCGTCCGTGTTTCAGCTGCTTTCAGCTCCTGGACTCCAAACCTTTGTAAAAGAGCTAATATTGACCATTTTCCATAACCATATGGGTTCTGATGcatacaaaataatgtaataatgcattCCGTGCATAGTTCCACTTTGtccaggagggggcagtgtTTCTCCATATTGGAGGTCTGGCCCTAGGACCTCAAGAGAAAACATGCACCGGATTTAGACAATGAccttattaataaaatataaaatactcAGATATTATTAGTGCAGTTACCAATTAACTATTTCAGTAGAGcattcattattaaaaaaatgtaatcttaacATTTCATACTGAACAAGTATGCTTTCCATTAACTCCATTTCCATTAAGTAATTTATGGGAAATCTTGCTACAAACCATATTGTTGATTATTCTGAGATTATCTTGCTGTTGTTGAGAACAATAGTAATTGTCATATATTcaggcaattttttttctggcttgataatgtttatttttttccgcaAGAATCATCTGCAGTTCAGTTTTAGCCAGGAATAAAAATGATGTTGAATGAAAATGTGAGAAAGATTCAAGTCAACCTTTTGTATCTAGTTATAACTTGAGAATCCCCATAAATTGTGGCGATCCAGTAATGTTTCACCAAAGTAAAATGTTTGAACAATAgcaaatacacagaaatatactGCAGTATGAGGACCAGTTTCAGCTGAGCATAAGACACATTcaattcaaaatataattaatgaaaacacattaccAGGAATGcttcagtttcatttgtttcagtcaaaatttgCTTGCATCCAAAACCAAATGAAGTAGGATAACTTAAGTCAGAAAGATAAGCCAGAAACTTCCGTTAATAAGTTCTAATGTTCTGAACCACCAGATTCTTAAGTAGAAATTTGCTCTAGTATTTGCTTCAAGTgtttcagatttaatttaatagatTCCCCACATGGGGAAACAGGCATTAAAATGTGAGGAAAActacatttcatgaaaaaatgttCGAAAACATTCGGCTCATCACAAAAAGGGGTTTTATTAGGTGTACGCTAAGGGACAGAGAAGCAGTACAAGGACCTACGGCTTCTCATCGTGCCGATGGCATCCATACACAGGCATCAATACCATACAATGAGGTCTACAGCGCTTGCAAATGACTGAGGCTGcatccatttaaaaagaatACGATTCAACTCAAACTTTAACCTTTTAGTTTTTAGGcgtattttaataaataagtaagtgcCTCCCAGATCCCTCCTTCGGGGGGAAAGGCTCTGGAGTCAGAGTGCTGGATCGGTTGCGCACGGTGATGGAATTCAGTAGGACCAATGAGGAGCAACGGTTCCTCCTCAATACAAAACGAATGCCGAGCTGCCATC includes:
- the si:ch211-218d20.15 gene encoding uncharacterized protein si:ch211-218d20.15 → MAAVSVTEPLCEPCGYDAKFKVEVYVKKPLMPIHLSSIQVGMEMLCLCSQLDLLIRAQVHQFQEQLKQDSSPVESDSFQRQGAEIIDRMYLCLDHLPKPLPQLEDYLDAVGLSTMFPRVEVYLIHGSPVDMLENPTMDDYFPHIGKLNQLLVLSQQLEDDVRHLGSHKYIAHQLAVVYQVLSSFRGILPLSILKRDIEANFKQLKMSLVTEEGSKVEPQLPAYYVSWLLGITHRVISSVSSLPEELTEPLSPPMAFISSLT